The following are from one region of the Natronosporangium hydrolyticum genome:
- a CDS encoding serine hydrolase domain-containing protein yields MEDLSELVAQWPVEQVAAGVTDPAETVAATGDLDWRVRTASVSKLLVGLAALVAIEEEALTLAEPAGPPGATVQHLLAHAAGFAFDDDKVLAPPEQRRIYSNVGIETFARHLAERTGIPFGDYLTEAVLQPLGMADTELVGSPAHGIESTVADLLRFARELLAPTLVSAETLATATSVHYPALAGVVPGFGKFTPNPWGLAFEIRGEKQPHWTGQRHSPQTFGHFGATGTFLWVDPAAQLGCAVLTGRDFGQWAGAAWPPFNDAVLERFAR; encoded by the coding sequence GTGGAGGATCTTTCGGAGCTGGTAGCGCAGTGGCCCGTCGAGCAGGTCGCCGCCGGGGTGACCGACCCGGCGGAGACCGTCGCGGCCACCGGCGATCTGGACTGGCGGGTGCGGACCGCCTCGGTGAGCAAGCTGCTGGTCGGGCTCGCGGCACTGGTCGCGATCGAGGAAGAGGCGCTGACCCTGGCCGAGCCCGCCGGGCCGCCCGGTGCCACCGTCCAACACCTGCTCGCCCACGCCGCCGGGTTCGCCTTCGACGACGACAAGGTGCTCGCCCCGCCCGAGCAGCGGCGGATCTACTCGAACGTGGGGATCGAGACCTTCGCCCGGCACCTGGCCGAGCGCACCGGGATCCCGTTCGGTGACTACCTCACCGAGGCGGTGCTGCAGCCGCTGGGGATGGCCGACACCGAGCTGGTGGGTTCACCGGCGCACGGCATCGAGTCGACCGTGGCGGACCTGCTGCGGTTCGCGCGCGAGCTGTTGGCGCCGACTCTGGTGAGCGCGGAGACCCTGGCCACCGCGACCAGTGTCCACTATCCGGCGCTCGCCGGGGTGGTGCCCGGCTTCGGGAAGTTCACCCCGAACCCGTGGGGGTTGGCCTTCGAGATCCGCGGCGAGAAGCAGCCGCACTGGACCGGGCAGCGCCACTCGCCGCAGACCTTCGGCCACTTCGGTGCCACCGGCACGTTCCTCTGGGTGGATCCGGCGGCGCAGCTCGGTTGCGCGGTGCTGACCGGGCGCGACTTCGGCCAGTGGGCCGGCGCGGCGTGGCCACCGTTCAACGACGCGGTGCTTGAGCGTTTCGCTCGCTGA
- a CDS encoding S1C family serine protease, with product MSLHHNPSIGIGNTGGVPDPPARPASPTPARPWYEVYPGGPPDPPPPGPPAGQVPPAAGGAGPPRPRGQLLIAAAIVLLLVATTAGLLGGWVGSRLADDSGAVAGTGPVTGQAGEASLTNVVTAVQPSVVSVQTGLGEGSGVILDAEGHVLTNAHVVAGAEEDSLQVTLSDGEAESATVVGADERSDLAVLRLAESAGLPAASFGDSDAVQVGDAVLALGSPLGLEGSVSSGIVSAKNRTVQVGQQDPGLPGQPGEAPGGGAAPLSEMIQTDAPINPGNSGGALVDLNGNVVGINTAIATAGGMGSVGVGFAIPANTAVDVAEQLIAGEQVEHPYLGVAAADAPEGALVQSVAEDGPAEEAGLRTGDVITEVGTESVRSVDELVAAVQRSEVGAELPVNYLRDGAAAETTVTIGDAPTDP from the coding sequence ATGAGTCTTCACCACAATCCGTCGATCGGGATCGGGAACACCGGCGGGGTCCCGGACCCGCCCGCTCGGCCAGCGTCGCCCACGCCGGCCCGCCCGTGGTACGAGGTCTATCCGGGGGGACCACCCGACCCGCCGCCGCCCGGGCCGCCAGCCGGTCAGGTGCCACCGGCAGCTGGCGGGGCTGGTCCGCCGCGACCGAGGGGGCAGCTGCTGATCGCCGCCGCCATCGTGTTGCTGCTGGTGGCGACGACCGCGGGCCTGCTCGGAGGCTGGGTCGGCAGCCGGCTCGCCGACGACTCCGGCGCCGTCGCCGGGACCGGACCGGTGACCGGGCAGGCCGGTGAGGCGTCACTGACCAACGTGGTCACCGCGGTGCAGCCGAGCGTGGTCTCGGTGCAGACCGGGCTGGGTGAAGGATCCGGAGTGATCCTGGACGCCGAGGGGCATGTGCTGACCAACGCTCACGTGGTCGCCGGCGCCGAGGAGGATTCGCTGCAGGTGACCTTGAGCGACGGCGAAGCCGAGTCGGCGACGGTGGTGGGGGCGGACGAGCGGAGCGACCTGGCGGTGCTGCGGCTCGCCGAGTCGGCCGGCTTGCCCGCGGCCAGCTTCGGCGACAGCGACGCGGTGCAGGTGGGTGACGCGGTGCTGGCCCTCGGCAGCCCGCTCGGGCTGGAAGGCTCGGTGAGTTCCGGCATCGTCAGCGCCAAGAACCGGACCGTCCAGGTGGGGCAGCAGGACCCTGGCCTGCCCGGTCAGCCCGGCGAGGCCCCGGGAGGTGGCGCAGCTCCGCTGTCGGAGATGATCCAGACCGATGCTCCGATCAACCCGGGCAACTCCGGCGGGGCGCTGGTGGATCTGAACGGCAACGTGGTCGGGATCAACACTGCGATCGCCACCGCGGGCGGCATGGGCAGCGTCGGGGTCGGCTTCGCGATCCCGGCGAACACCGCGGTCGACGTGGCGGAGCAGTTGATCGCCGGCGAGCAGGTGGAGCACCCGTACCTTGGGGTGGCGGCGGCGGACGCGCCGGAGGGCGCGCTGGTGCAGTCGGTGGCCGAGGACGGCCCGGCCGAGGAGGCGGGGCTGCGAACCGGCGACGTGATTACGGAGGTCGGCACCGAGTCGGTGCGGTCAGTGGATGAGCTGGTCGCGGCGGTGCAGCGCAGCGAGGTCGGCGCGGAGTTGCCGGTGAACTACCTGCGGGACGGCGCGGCCGCGGAGACGACCGTCACCATCGGCGACGCCCCCACCGATCCCTAA
- a CDS encoding class F sortase, with protein sequence MDESSKVRGTRKVVRRGDARRAIGLVFVAILTLAAVSIVLERVPHHLFDGHSGERPSPEYEHGDETSRFFGMDPLELYEIYEQELARLERAEWGQLDTALEPAETSTKAVPTRVRISRLDVDVEVGKSGTDAADLAAATASASDASVTWYEPGPSPGEVGNSVIFGKSGGDSDANEAGLADLRKIRVGDEVEVEREEEESVRFAVDQIRVCPPELPSDLVRSDPETPQLHLVTCGSDDASGGVIVSASLAADAEDPADEDDDGSETGSSSEDAEPSEENPDEEDEQADEEKAEEAKETEDEDQT encoded by the coding sequence ATGGATGAGTCCTCAAAAGTGAGGGGCACGAGGAAGGTGGTCCGCCGCGGCGACGCGCGGCGGGCCATCGGCCTAGTCTTCGTCGCGATCCTCACTCTCGCTGCCGTCAGCATTGTCCTCGAACGGGTACCTCACCACCTCTTCGACGGGCACTCGGGGGAGAGGCCCAGCCCCGAGTATGAGCACGGCGACGAAACGTCCAGGTTCTTCGGCATGGACCCCCTGGAGCTCTATGAGATCTACGAGCAGGAACTCGCACGACTGGAGCGGGCTGAGTGGGGACAACTTGATACCGCCCTCGAACCAGCAGAGACGAGTACCAAGGCGGTCCCTACCCGGGTGCGCATCTCCCGCCTCGATGTGGATGTCGAGGTGGGCAAGAGCGGCACCGATGCGGCGGACCTCGCTGCCGCAACCGCTTCCGCCAGCGACGCATCGGTCACTTGGTACGAGCCCGGCCCGAGCCCAGGCGAGGTCGGGAACTCAGTGATCTTCGGGAAATCCGGCGGTGATTCAGACGCGAACGAGGCAGGCCTCGCCGACCTCCGCAAGATTCGGGTCGGCGACGAGGTCGAAGTCGAGCGGGAGGAAGAGGAGTCCGTTCGGTTCGCCGTCGACCAGATCCGGGTCTGTCCGCCTGAGCTTCCGAGCGATCTAGTGAGAAGCGACCCAGAAACACCGCAGCTTCATCTCGTCACCTGCGGCAGCGACGACGCTTCCGGTGGGGTCATCGTCTCGGCGAGCTTAGCTGCCGATGCCGAGGACCCGGCTGACGAGGACGATGACGGAAGTGAGACGGGTTCCTCCAGCGAGGACGCTGAGCCGAGCGAGGAGAACCCCGATGAGGAGGACGAGCAAGCCGACGAGGAGAAGGCAGAGGAGGCGAAGGAGACGGAAGACGAGGATCAGACTTAG
- a CDS encoding class F sortase, with amino-acid sequence MGRSPDAATVRTSGRHGSPWRAAGFLVVALLIVTGVSLVLDATGRNPLQPPQPPASGFGLGEDRPTDGLPDLTVPPELLAEVSGLPRSEPAAIKIPEIDVAALVMNVGIDEEGKVDTPPLEEADQVGWYQYGPSPGEVGSAVMVGHVDSHITGEAVFFELGALRPGDQVEVLRRDGHIATFTVDRVESFPKDAFPSEEVYAPSNQPQLRLITCGGAFDEELDDYPDNVIVFAS; translated from the coding sequence ATGGGTCGCTCGCCTGACGCGGCGACGGTGAGGACCAGCGGGCGCCACGGTTCGCCGTGGCGCGCCGCTGGTTTCCTCGTCGTCGCCCTCCTGATAGTCACCGGCGTGAGCCTGGTGCTCGACGCCACGGGACGGAATCCGCTGCAACCACCGCAGCCGCCGGCTAGCGGGTTCGGACTTGGGGAGGACCGGCCCACCGACGGATTGCCGGACCTCACGGTGCCGCCGGAGCTACTCGCCGAGGTCAGCGGCCTGCCCCGGTCGGAGCCGGCCGCGATCAAGATCCCGGAGATCGATGTCGCCGCGCTGGTGATGAACGTCGGCATCGACGAGGAGGGGAAGGTCGACACCCCGCCGCTGGAGGAGGCCGACCAGGTGGGTTGGTACCAGTACGGACCGTCGCCGGGTGAGGTGGGCAGCGCGGTCATGGTGGGCCACGTCGACTCGCACATCACCGGCGAGGCGGTCTTCTTCGAGCTGGGGGCGCTGCGGCCGGGAGACCAGGTCGAGGTGCTGCGCCGCGATGGCCATATCGCCACCTTCACCGTGGATCGGGTGGAGTCATTCCCCAAGGATGCGTTCCCCAGCGAGGAGGTCTATGCCCCGAGCAACCAGCCGCAGCTGCGGCTCATCACCTGTGGCGGCGCCTTCGACGAGGAACTCGACGACTACCCGGACAATGTCATCGTCTTCGCGTCGTAA
- a CDS encoding TetR/AcrR family transcriptional regulator — MALLWGQQTTPGRGPKPSLTIADIVTNAIELADAEGLPAVSMRNVARRLGRTAMSLYTYVPGKGELLELMLDTVLGELPTHYERAGDAWRPAAEQCARDTWSLYQRHPWALDISSARALLGPHELARYEAQLRIFDDLGLSGVDMTRLVGLVDTFVRGAAAALAEASRAERATGLSDDAWWLARSPQLDDLVAPDAWPSRYPTIHRLSQTQAYDPDDWPGDDSTPYTVRLALDQFEFGLPRLLDGVEAFITTRRR, encoded by the coding sequence ATGGCCCTGCTATGGGGTCAGCAGACAACCCCCGGCCGGGGCCCCAAGCCCAGCCTCACCATCGCCGACATCGTGACCAACGCCATCGAGCTCGCCGACGCCGAAGGCCTGCCGGCGGTCTCCATGCGCAACGTGGCCCGCCGGCTCGGCCGGACCGCCATGTCCCTCTACACCTACGTCCCCGGCAAGGGTGAACTCCTGGAGCTGATGCTCGACACCGTGCTGGGGGAGCTGCCCACCCACTACGAGCGGGCCGGCGACGCCTGGCGACCGGCGGCCGAACAATGCGCCCGCGACACCTGGAGTCTCTACCAGCGGCACCCGTGGGCGCTGGACATCTCCTCGGCCCGGGCCCTGCTCGGCCCGCACGAACTGGCCCGGTACGAAGCACAGCTGCGGATCTTCGACGACCTGGGGCTGAGCGGGGTCGACATGACCCGACTGGTCGGGCTGGTCGACACCTTCGTCCGGGGCGCGGCGGCCGCGTTGGCCGAGGCGAGCCGGGCCGAGCGGGCCACCGGGCTCAGCGACGACGCCTGGTGGTTGGCCCGCTCGCCCCAGCTCGACGACCTGGTCGCCCCCGACGCCTGGCCGAGCCGGTATCCGACCATCCACCGGCTCAGCCAGACCCAGGCATACGACCCGGACGACTGGCCGGGCGACGACTCGACCCCGTATACGGTCCGGCTCGCGCTCGACCAGTTCGAGTTCGGCCTGCCCCGCCTCCTCGACGGCGTCGAGGCCTTCATCACGACGCGAAGACGATGA
- a CDS encoding ATP-binding cassette domain-containing protein, protein MARHEQIEVRGAREHNLRDVDVDIPKRKLTVFTGVSGSGKSSLVFDTIAAESRRLINETYTAFIQSLMPSPPRPEVDTLRNLSAAIIVDQERMGANSRSTVGTATDAYSMLRIVFSRIGEPYVGPSNYFSFNDPNGMCLACEGMGRVATVDVDALVDREKSLNEGAIDFPNFQVGSWYLQVFTNSGYFDPDRPLREYTDAEWQQFLYGTGPKVSAGGVNSAYEGLVDKLRRLYLAKDPDSLQPHLRAAVTRIATFADCPECAGSRLNAAARQATIRGRTITECAAMQVDDLARFLAELDDPSVAPIVAGLRATLASLDEIGLGYLSLDRESATLSGGEAQRVKMVRHLGSSLTDLTYVFDEPTAGLHPHDIARMNQLLLRLRDKGNTVLVVEHKPAVMAVADHLIDLGPGAGAAGGTVVYQGDLAGLRRSGTLTGEHITQRQSLRTEPRPATGKLRIEHARQHNLRDVSVDLPLGVLTVVTGVAGSGKSSLIHGCLPRSEQVTFVDQSPIRGSRRSNPATYTGLLDPIRKTFAKATGTKPALFSANSAGACPDCKGLGLLYTDLAFMPGVVSVCESCAGKRFLPEVLQHRLRGKDISEVLAMSVAAARDFFTERPVRTILDRLDDVGLGYVSLGQPLSTLSGGERQRIRLASQLAGPAEIYVLDEPSTGLHMADVDKLIGLLDRLVERGSTVIVIEHNLDIVARADWVIDLGPGAGHDGGRIVFEGPPGALAQAGHSLTGQHLHSYLAG, encoded by the coding sequence ATGGCCCGGCACGAACAGATCGAGGTACGCGGCGCCCGCGAGCACAACCTGCGCGACGTCGACGTCGACATCCCCAAGCGCAAGCTGACGGTCTTCACCGGGGTCTCCGGGTCCGGGAAGTCGTCGCTGGTCTTCGACACCATCGCCGCCGAATCCCGACGGCTGATCAACGAGACCTACACGGCCTTCATCCAGTCGCTCATGCCCAGCCCGCCCCGGCCGGAGGTGGACACGCTGCGCAACCTCAGCGCGGCGATCATCGTCGACCAGGAGCGCATGGGCGCCAACTCCCGCTCCACCGTCGGCACCGCCACCGACGCGTACTCGATGCTGCGGATCGTCTTCAGCCGGATCGGGGAACCATACGTCGGGCCGTCGAACTACTTCTCGTTCAACGATCCGAACGGGATGTGCCTCGCCTGCGAGGGGATGGGGCGGGTCGCCACGGTCGACGTCGACGCCCTGGTGGACCGGGAGAAGTCCCTCAACGAGGGGGCCATCGACTTCCCCAACTTCCAGGTCGGCTCCTGGTATCTGCAGGTCTTCACCAACTCCGGGTACTTCGACCCGGACCGGCCGCTGCGGGAGTACACCGACGCCGAGTGGCAGCAGTTCCTCTACGGCACCGGACCGAAGGTCAGCGCGGGCGGTGTCAACTCGGCCTACGAAGGGCTGGTCGACAAGCTCCGCCGGCTCTACCTGGCGAAGGACCCCGACTCCCTGCAGCCGCACCTGCGCGCCGCGGTGACGCGAATCGCCACCTTCGCCGACTGTCCGGAGTGCGCGGGGAGCCGGCTCAACGCGGCCGCCCGGCAGGCCACGATCCGGGGCCGGACCATCACCGAGTGCGCCGCCATGCAGGTCGACGACCTCGCCCGCTTCCTGGCCGAGCTCGACGACCCCTCGGTGGCACCGATCGTGGCTGGGCTCCGGGCGACGCTGGCGAGCCTGGACGAGATCGGGCTGGGCTATCTGAGCCTGGACCGGGAGTCCGCCACCCTCTCCGGCGGCGAGGCGCAGCGGGTGAAGATGGTGCGTCACCTCGGTTCCAGCCTCACCGATCTGACCTACGTCTTCGACGAACCCACCGCCGGTCTGCACCCGCACGACATCGCGCGGATGAACCAGCTGCTGCTGCGGCTACGAGACAAGGGCAACACGGTGCTGGTGGTGGAGCACAAGCCGGCGGTGATGGCGGTCGCCGACCACCTGATCGACCTCGGCCCCGGCGCCGGTGCGGCCGGCGGCACCGTGGTCTACCAAGGTGATCTGGCAGGCCTGCGCCGCTCCGGCACGCTGACCGGCGAGCACATCACGCAGCGGCAGTCGCTGCGCACCGAACCCCGACCCGCCACCGGCAAGCTCCGGATCGAGCACGCCCGCCAGCACAACCTGCGGGATGTCTCGGTCGACCTGCCGCTGGGGGTGCTGACGGTGGTCACCGGGGTCGCCGGCTCGGGTAAGAGTTCACTGATCCACGGCTGCCTGCCCCGCAGCGAGCAAGTGACCTTTGTCGACCAGTCGCCGATCCGGGGTTCCCGCCGCTCCAACCCGGCCACCTACACCGGGCTGCTGGACCCGATCCGCAAGACGTTCGCCAAGGCGACCGGCACCAAGCCGGCGCTCTTCAGCGCGAACTCGGCGGGCGCCTGCCCGGATTGCAAAGGGCTCGGCCTGCTCTACACCGACCTCGCGTTCATGCCGGGGGTGGTGAGCGTCTGCGAATCGTGCGCGGGGAAGCGGTTCCTGCCCGAGGTGCTGCAGCATCGGCTGCGCGGCAAGGACATCAGCGAAGTGCTGGCGATGTCGGTGGCGGCGGCCCGGGACTTCTTCACCGAGCGGCCGGTGCGCACCATCCTGGACCGGCTCGACGATGTCGGGCTCGGCTACGTGTCGCTGGGGCAGCCGTTGAGCACCCTCTCCGGTGGGGAGCGGCAACGGATCCGGCTGGCGAGCCAGCTGGCCGGCCCGGCGGAGATCTATGTGCTGGACGAGCCCTCGACCGGCCTACATATGGCCGATGTGGACAAGCTGATCGGCTTGTTGGACCGGCTGGTCGAGCGGGGCAGCACGGTCATCGTGATCGAGCACAACCTGGACATCGTTGCCCGCGCCGACTGGGTGATCGACCTGGGCCCCGGCGCCGGCCACGACGGTGGCCGGATCGTCTTCGAAGGGCCGCCGGGGGCGCTGGCCCAGGCCGGCCACTCGTTGACCGGGCAGCACCTGCACAGCTACCTCGCCGGCTGA
- a CDS encoding alpha/beta fold hydrolase, with protein sequence MEVWEHHEVTPAAGTRMHAARMSAARSGPDDAPVVVGIPGLGCSFRSFGPLARALAPDFQTIGLDLPGFGRTPGPRTGLDVRGMAEALADWLRATDRGGAILVGDSTGGQVIVELGVIEPELLGPAVLSGPVFDADARTVRQQLRRMLRNFWADRNAGMSLTTIRLRERFESGLWRWFRTFLRCLHYPLEERIGQLSVPVTVVRGEWDPLVPAGWAAELAARLPQGRLVTAPRAGHSANFIRPEVLAREVTSLAHGRAITR encoded by the coding sequence ATGGAGGTCTGGGAACACCACGAGGTCACACCCGCCGCCGGGACCCGGATGCATGCGGCTCGGATGTCAGCCGCCCGTTCCGGCCCCGACGATGCCCCAGTAGTCGTGGGGATACCCGGGCTGGGCTGCTCATTCCGCTCTTTCGGGCCGCTGGCGCGGGCGTTGGCCCCGGACTTCCAAACCATCGGCCTGGACCTGCCAGGCTTCGGGCGTACCCCGGGTCCGCGTACCGGTCTGGATGTCCGCGGCATGGCCGAGGCGTTGGCCGACTGGCTCCGCGCCACCGACCGGGGCGGCGCCATCCTGGTCGGCGACTCCACCGGCGGTCAGGTGATCGTCGAACTGGGGGTGATCGAGCCGGAGCTGCTCGGCCCGGCGGTGCTCAGCGGTCCGGTCTTCGATGCGGACGCCCGGACCGTCCGGCAGCAGCTGCGCCGGATGCTGCGCAACTTCTGGGCGGACCGCAACGCCGGCATGAGCCTCACCACCATCCGGCTCCGGGAACGGTTCGAGTCGGGGCTCTGGCGTTGGTTCCGCACCTTCCTGCGGTGCCTGCACTATCCGCTGGAGGAGCGGATCGGGCAGCTGTCGGTCCCGGTCACCGTGGTACGGGGAGAGTGGGACCCGCTGGTGCCGGCCGGCTGGGCGGCCGAGCTGGCGGCCCGGCTGCCGCAGGGCCGGCTGGTGACCGCCCCGCGCGCCGGGCACAGCGCGAACTTCATCCGCCCGGAGGTGCTCGCCCGGGAGGTCACCAGCCTGGCTCATGGCCGGGCGATCACCCGCTAG
- a CDS encoding SPW repeat protein, translating to MDSPTRAMEQHPDIVAMRMRYERAAESPMTQITHGLIVLAGVYLAISPWVVGFSGQATITVNNLLTGIAVAVIAMGLASAFGRTHGLAFVVPLVGVWTIITPWVVSGNVDTTNVIVNNVIIGAVLVVLGLVGFTVGLVHQLRR from the coding sequence ATGGACTCGCCGACACGGGCCATGGAGCAGCACCCCGACATCGTCGCGATGCGGATGCGTTACGAGCGTGCTGCCGAGTCGCCGATGACCCAGATTACCCACGGGCTGATCGTCCTGGCCGGGGTATATCTGGCCATCTCGCCCTGGGTGGTGGGCTTCAGCGGGCAAGCCACGATCACGGTGAACAACCTGCTCACCGGGATCGCGGTGGCGGTGATCGCGATGGGGCTGGCGTCCGCCTTCGGGCGTACGCACGGTTTGGCGTTTGTCGTCCCACTCGTCGGGGTATGGACGATCATTACCCCGTGGGTGGTCAGCGGCAACGTCGACACCACCAACGTCATCGTCAACAACGTCATCATCGGTGCCGTCCTGGTCGTGCTGGGCCTGGTCGGGTTCACCGTGGGGTTGGTGCACCAACTGCGGCGTTGA
- a CDS encoding ABC transporter ATP-binding protein: MTVTLSGQVTLSGQGLTLAYERRVVAEGLDAEIPPGSFTVVIGPNACGKSTLLRALARTLRPRAGTVLLAGRDIHALPTRTVARRLGLLPQSPTAPAGITVVELVAQGRYPHQRLLRRDPETDERVVAESMAATGVADLATVPVDELSGGQRQRVWIAMALAQQTELLLLDEPTTYLDIAHQVEVLELCTRLQRRQGRTLVAVLHDLNQAARYADHLIAMRDGRVAAAGRPAEVITPDRVAEIFGLACRVIDDPETGAPLVIPCRRREVSDNLCLSAHDG; encoded by the coding sequence GTGACGGTGACCCTGAGCGGGCAGGTGACCCTGAGCGGGCAGGGGCTGACCCTGGCCTATGAACGTCGGGTGGTTGCGGAGGGGCTCGACGCCGAGATCCCGCCGGGTTCGTTCACGGTCGTGATCGGACCGAACGCGTGCGGCAAGTCGACGCTGCTGCGGGCGTTGGCGCGGACCCTGCGGCCACGCGCCGGCACGGTGTTGCTGGCGGGCCGGGACATCCATGCGTTGCCGACCCGGACCGTGGCCCGCCGGCTGGGGCTGCTGCCGCAGTCGCCGACCGCGCCCGCCGGCATCACCGTGGTCGAGCTGGTGGCGCAGGGCCGGTATCCGCATCAGCGGCTGCTGCGCCGGGATCCGGAGACCGACGAGCGGGTGGTCGCCGAGTCGATGGCCGCTACCGGGGTGGCGGACCTGGCCACGGTGCCGGTCGACGAGCTCTCCGGCGGGCAGCGGCAGCGGGTCTGGATCGCGATGGCGTTGGCGCAGCAGACCGAGTTGCTGCTGCTGGACGAACCAACCACCTATCTGGACATCGCGCACCAGGTCGAGGTGCTGGAGCTGTGCACCCGGCTGCAGCGGCGGCAGGGCCGCACGCTGGTCGCGGTGCTCCACGATCTCAACCAGGCCGCCCGGTACGCCGACCATTTGATCGCGATGCGGGACGGTCGGGTCGCCGCCGCCGGCCGCCCCGCCGAGGTGATCACCCCGGATCGGGTGGCGGAGATCTTCGGCCTGGCGTGTCGGGTGATCGACGACCCGGAGACCGGCGCCCCGCTGGTCATCCCCTGTCGTCGACGCGAGGTCTCCGATAACCTGTGTTTGTCTGCTCACGATGGGTAA
- a CDS encoding FecCD family ABC transporter permease gives MTSAPVRQRAGGSRRRPVLVGVGCLAVAAVASGLTIATGDYPLDLPTVLQTLVGRGSAAEQFVVFQLRLPRVVTGLLVGAALGLAGAVFQSVTRNALGSPDVLGFTQGAAAGALLAIVVAGGGAVAVAGAAMAGSVLAALLIYALAWRHGVTGARLVLIGVGLAATLTGVNGYLLTRAQLVDAARAVRWLTGSLDGRGWSEAMPLLLVVVVAVPVILLGCGRGLRALELGDEAAVGLGVSVGPVRLTAVAAAVLLCGAAAAAAGPVAFVALTAPHVARQLTRSPGPNLLPALCAGAALLVTADLVAQRLVPGRPLPVGVLTALLGGGYLVWLLILGRREGRL, from the coding sequence GTGACGAGCGCACCGGTCCGCCAGCGGGCGGGCGGGTCCCGGCGCCGGCCGGTGCTGGTGGGGGTGGGGTGCCTGGCGGTGGCCGCGGTGGCGAGCGGGTTGACGATCGCCACCGGCGACTACCCGCTCGATCTGCCGACGGTGCTGCAGACGCTGGTCGGCCGGGGCAGCGCCGCCGAGCAGTTCGTCGTCTTCCAACTGCGGCTGCCGCGGGTGGTGACCGGATTGCTGGTGGGCGCCGCCCTCGGGCTGGCCGGGGCGGTGTTCCAGTCGGTCACCCGCAACGCCCTGGGCAGCCCGGATGTCCTCGGCTTCACCCAGGGGGCGGCGGCCGGGGCGCTGCTGGCGATCGTGGTGGCGGGCGGCGGGGCGGTAGCGGTGGCCGGCGCGGCGATGGCCGGCTCCGTGCTCGCAGCCCTGCTCATCTACGCACTGGCGTGGCGGCACGGGGTCACTGGCGCCCGGCTGGTGCTGATCGGCGTCGGGCTCGCCGCGACCCTCACCGGGGTGAACGGCTACCTGCTGACCCGGGCCCAGCTGGTCGACGCCGCCCGGGCGGTCCGGTGGCTCACCGGCAGCCTGGACGGTCGAGGGTGGAGCGAGGCGATGCCGCTGCTGTTGGTGGTGGTGGTGGCGGTGCCGGTGATCCTGCTCGGCTGCGGCCGGGGCCTGCGCGCCCTGGAGTTGGGCGACGAGGCCGCGGTGGGGCTCGGGGTGTCGGTCGGTCCGGTGCGGCTGACCGCGGTGGCGGCGGCGGTGCTGCTCTGCGGCGCGGCCGCCGCGGCGGCGGGGCCGGTCGCGTTCGTGGCGTTGACTGCGCCGCACGTGGCCCGCCAGCTGACCCGCTCGCCCGGTCCGAACCTGCTGCCCGCGCTCTGCGCCGGCGCGGCGCTGCTGGTCACCGCGGATCTGGTGGCGCAGCGGCTGGTGCCGGGCCGGCCGCTGCCGGTGGGGGTGCTGACCGCGTTGTTGGGCGGCGGCTACCTGGTCTGGTTGTTGATTCTCGGACGGCGGGAGGGCCGATTGTGA